The genomic stretch TTTCAATTTGCTTAGCACTCATCAAGTATTCTGGAGTTACGCCAAAACGACCAGAAGCGACTTGTTTAATGGCACTAGAAGCCGTGTCCCCATTCCGCAAACCTTTCAAATGTGGGAAAGTTGGCGATAAACCATTTTCATCTACATCGTTGAGAATCTTGTAACGGTTGGGATCTTCTCCACCTTCACCTGAGTTAGATTTACCACCAATGCGGTTCATAGCGATCGCTAATGTCTCATGCGCCTCCGGTGACAAAGCACCCAAGGACATCCCCCCAGTAGCAAAACGCTTCATAATCTCTGTAGCCGATTCTACCTCTTCAATGGGGATGGAAGGGCGATCGCTCTCAAACTCCAACAAGTCCCGCAAAGCCGTTACCGGACGTTCGCTGAGAATTTTCCGATACAACTCGTAGTAATTTGAGGCTGGAGACTGGGAAGATTTGCCTTCCGCTTTATATTCTGTTACCGCTTTATGCAAAGCTTTTGCCATTTCGGGGGAGTTCATGTGGTATTCTCCACCCGGACGGTATTGAACAAAACCGAAGTTTTCCAACTTCTTAATTGTTAACTCTGGGAATGCTTTACTGTGGAAAGACATCACCTCAGAAGCTAATTCTTTGACGGTTAACCCACCAATCCGAGAAGCTGTACCTTTGAATCCTAATTGTAATAGTTCAGGGCCGATGCCGATCGCTTCAAAAATTTGTGCGCCTTGGTAAGAAGAAAGCAGCGAAATTCCCATTTTCGAGAGAATCTTCAACAACCCATCTTCCACAGCTTTTTTGTAATTAGCTTGAGCTTTATCTAAAGTACATTTGGCTATTTTTCCGCGTTCCATAAAGCTTTGAGTTTTGGGATTTTCCCACCAATTCCGCACGGATTCAAAAGCCAAATAAGGACAAACTGCGGCTGCACCATAGCCAATTAGACAAGCAAAATGATGAGTACTCCAACATTGTGCTGTATCCACAACGATCGATGTTTTCATCCGCAGCCCTTCACCAATTAAATGGTGATGAACTGCACCGATAGCTAACAATGGTGGAATATAAGTTTGATCCGCACTAATACCACCATTTGTTCTGTCACTTAAAATCAAAATCTTCGCGCCAGATTTAACTGCTGCATCCGCTTCTAGACAAAGTTTATTCACAGCTGCTGCTAAACCATCGGGCCTACTTTCTACTGAATAAAGTGTAGATAAAGTAGTAGTTTGAATTCCCGAATTCCGCACTGATTCTAAGTCTGTTTCGCTCAAAACTGGGGAATTAATTAACAGCTTTTCGGCATATTCTGGTTTAGCTTCCAAAATATTACCCCGCGAACCTAATGTCATGCTCAAAGACATCACCAATTTTTCCCGCAGAGGATCGATCGATGGATTTGTCACTTGAGCAAAGCGTTGCTTAAAGTAATCGTAGAGTAAATGTGGCCGACCAGAAAGTACTGCTAAGGGAATATCATCACCCATACAGAAAGTTGGTTCTTTGGCACTCGCCGCCATTTCCTCGATAATCATTTCTACATCTTCGATCGTATAACCGAAGGCAGTTTGATTTTTCAGTAAAGTTTGTTCATCTAACAATCTGGTTTCTGCAAAAGGTTGGGCAGAAAGAATTTTCCGATTTTTCAACCATTCACTGTAAGGCAATCTTTGGGCAATTCTAGTTTTTAATTCCCAGTTTTTTAGAACTTCCTGAGATTCTAAATCAACCGCGATCATTTGTCCTGGCCCAAGGCGACCTTTTTCCAGAATTTCTGTTTCGGGAATATCTACTACTCCAGCTTCCGAAGCCACAATAATGCAGCCATCTTTAGTAATCATAAACCGGGCAGGTCTTAAGCCGTTGCGATCGAGCGTAGCACCAACCTGTTTGCCATCACTAAATACCAACAATGCAGGGCCATCCCAAGCTTCCTGCAAACCGCTGTAATATTCGTAAAAATCAACAATTTCTTGATGATCTTCTAAGTCTGGCTGATTTTTGTACGCTTCTGGCACCATAATCATTAAAGATTCCATTGGCGATCGTCCAGAACGCACCAGCAATTCTAAAACATTATCTAAATTTGCCGAATCACTATTTCTGACATCAACTGAAGGCTTCAAATCTTCAATACTTTCTCCCCAAACTGGATGACTTAACTCCGCCTTCCGCGCCATCGTCCAGTTAATATTACCCAACAAAGTATTGATTTCTCCATTATGTCCTAACAGGCGCATTGGTTGAGCCAACGGCCATTTAGGCATAGTATTAGTACTAAACCGACGATGGTAAACGGCAAAATTACTCTTATATTCGGGATTTTTCAAATCCGTGTAAAACTCAGCCAATACAGCCGATCGCACCATACCTTTATAAACAATAGTACGGCAAGAAAAAGAACAAATATACAAATCATCCGGCCATTTTAGAGAAGTTTCTGTCTCTAATCTTTTCCCAATTCGTCGCCGCACCAAATACAACTGCCGTTCTAATTCATCACCATGAAGCTTTTCGCTTTTGACAATTAATTGCTCAATTTTTGGTTGATTTTCTCTAGCTTGGATACCCAAAACTTGCGTTTCTACAGGCACTTTTCGCCAAGCAATTAATGTTAAATTTTCTTCAACTAATATCTTTTCAATTAAATGGCGAATCACAGATGCTTTTTGCGCTTCTGGTGGTAAGAAAACCATACCCACTGCCAAGCGAGATTTATCAGTTTCTCCACCAACAAATTCCTGCAACAAATCCCAAGGAATTGCAGTCATGACTCCCGCACCATCTCCAGAATCATAATCTGCACTACAACCGCCCCGGTGTTCCAAACAAGCAAGAGCAGACAGCGATTTATCTACAATATCATGGCTAGCTTGTCCATCTTTATTAGCAATAAAACCAACACCACAAGCATCTCTTTCTTCTACTAACCAAGGTTGACCTAAATAGCCAATATTGGATAATTGATCTGACTCATTTTGCCAATTTTTCTCGTTCATGGATTGACTCATCTGTTACTAGTTTCTGGTTGATGTGAATTTTGCGGAAAACTTAAACAATTCAAAAAAAGATCGTGAGTTCTAGGATTAAAAGATTTAAAAGATATGTTTTAATACTTCATGATTCACAAATCCTGAAATCCTCAAATCCTTACAATTCCGATCCAGGGTTGAATTAATTTAGATACTCAATGTGTTTTTTTATAACTTAAAAAGCTAGCTTGCGTGACCTCAAAACAACCTCTAAACAAATACAAACTGCAATGGGATATCTTAATTCAAGAAGTTCTCTTGATAGCCGAGGCAAAGAAATACATTTGCGACAGATGTTTAAGATTCTATAAAAAAACTTGTATGCAAGCAACACCTAATTTGGTATCCTTTATCAGCTAGAATTTTTCTTCCTTTTGCGCCGGATTAGTATCCCAAGGTGCTGAAATCTCCCGATCTGCCTCTATCACAAATTTAGCGGCATAAGGAAAATTTATTGTAAATCAAAGTCAACATTCCTTGACTAGTGACATCGTGAAAGCTCTCTGCAAAAAACTTACCTTTTACTGTTTCAGTAGCATCGCCATTGTGACTACCCCCATCTGGGTGAGTGTAAATACTTGGTATCCCATTTTTCCCCTCTTAGCGGCGGAACAGGAGAGTGCGGATACAAGAAAAAGGGGAATTGAAAACTCTGTAAGGGTGGGTGAAGTCGCCAACCTTTCCCACATACAGACAAGTTTTCCACAAAACCCGCCCCTACAACTCAACACTCAAAACTTAAAACTTAAAAATCCCCCAACTCTCCCCAATACCAAATTCTCCCAGTCATCAATCTCTGGCAATCAACTCTCAGTCAATGGGCGCACTTTTCCTTTTCCTTGGAAACAGTGGCAATCTTCTGCAACAAATGGGTTAAGAATTGGAGTAAGTGATGCTGGATTAATTCAGGCGATCGGACTAGAGTTATTAAGTAGTTCCGATCCAAACAAACAACCAATACAATGGTTTTCTCCTATTAATAATCGTGCTTTTATTTTAACTTCTCAAGCAACTGGACAATATCGTTATTTAGATATTACCGACTTAGCCAAAACCTACGGTTGGCAACTCCAAACTTTCGGTGAGACTCTCCAAATTACCACACCCCCTGCTATCATTCAAGCAATTCGTCAGGGAAATCAAGACTGGGGAGAACGAATAGTTATAGACTTAGACCGTTCTACTCCCTGGCAAGTAACTGAAGATGGGAAAACTTTAAGTATACAAATTGACGCTCAAGCAAATCCAGAGATTTTAGAAAGATTTCAAACAACCGATTCTACTTTGCGAGTAAGCAATGCAGGCAACCAAATTGTACTCCAAATGAGTATACCAAAAAATCTCCGCCCCCGCGTTTGGAGTTTAGATAATCCAAATCGGATGGTAATAGATTTAGCTCCCGAAGTATTACAAGAATTAGATATTGTTTGGACTCCAGGTATCCGTTACAAACAGCAAATTGTGAGTTTGAATAATTCTCGATTTCCCGTTGTTTGGTTAGAAATTAATCCTCGTCAACCAGGTGTAAAATTACGACCAATTTGGGGAAATCCGCAAACTTTAGTAGGAATCAATCCTTTAGTTACAGTAGCTAGGGAATCTCAAGTAGCGGCGGCAATTAATGGTGGTTATTTTAATCGTAATACGCAATTACCTTTAGGCGCGATTCGACAAGATGGTAATTGGATTTCTAGTCCGATTTTAAACCGAGGCGCGATCGCATGGAACGATCGAGGCGAATTTAAGATCGATCGTCTTACCCTCCAAGAAACTCTCATCACAGCCAACGGACAAAAATTACCCGTAGTTAACTCTAATAGCGGTTATACACAACCAGGAATCGCCCGTTATACAACCAATTGGGGAACAGTTTACTATCCTCTAACTAATAAT from Phormidium ambiguum IAM M-71 encodes the following:
- a CDS encoding phosphodiester glycosidase family protein, with the protein product MTTPIWVSVNTWYPIFPLLAAEQESADTRKRGIENSVRVGEVANLSHIQTSFPQNPPLQLNTQNLKLKNPPTLPNTKFSQSSISGNQLSVNGRTFPFPWKQWQSSATNGLRIGVSDAGLIQAIGLELLSSSDPNKQPIQWFSPINNRAFILTSQATGQYRYLDITDLAKTYGWQLQTFGETLQITTPPAIIQAIRQGNQDWGERIVIDLDRSTPWQVTEDGKTLSIQIDAQANPEILERFQTTDSTLRVSNAGNQIVLQMSIPKNLRPRVWSLDNPNRMVIDLAPEVLQELDIVWTPGIRYKQQIVSLNNSRFPVVWLEINPRQPGVKLRPIWGNPQTLVGINPLVTVARESQVAAAINGGYFNRNTQLPLGAIRQDGNWISSPILNRGAIAWNDRGEFKIDRLTLQETLITANGQKLPVVNSNSGYTQPGIARYTTNWGTVYYPLTNNETLIVIQNNQVQNILPGGIVGQNPLPIPSNGYILVIRGNLNWQPEAYLPVGTTVSFQTQTIPSEFNRYPHIIGAGPVLLLNRRIILDATAEQFRDAFIKESAHRSVIATNRMGTILIATVGNRSGGLGPTLSEIAEIIQRLGAVDALNLDGGSSTSLYLGGQLINRSPRTAARIHNGLGVFWQSNE
- a CDS encoding glutamate synthase-related protein; the protein is MSQSMNEKNWQNESDQLSNIGYLGQPWLVEERDACGVGFIANKDGQASHDIVDKSLSALACLEHRGGCSADYDSGDGAGVMTAIPWDLLQEFVGGETDKSRLAVGMVFLPPEAQKASVIRHLIEKILVEENLTLIAWRKVPVETQVLGIQARENQPKIEQLIVKSEKLHGDELERQLYLVRRRIGKRLETETSLKWPDDLYICSFSCRTIVYKGMVRSAVLAEFYTDLKNPEYKSNFAVYHRRFSTNTMPKWPLAQPMRLLGHNGEINTLLGNINWTMARKAELSHPVWGESIEDLKPSVDVRNSDSANLDNVLELLVRSGRSPMESLMIMVPEAYKNQPDLEDHQEIVDFYEYYSGLQEAWDGPALLVFSDGKQVGATLDRNGLRPARFMITKDGCIIVASEAGVVDIPETEILEKGRLGPGQMIAVDLESQEVLKNWELKTRIAQRLPYSEWLKNRKILSAQPFAETRLLDEQTLLKNQTAFGYTIEDVEMIIEEMAASAKEPTFCMGDDIPLAVLSGRPHLLYDYFKQRFAQVTNPSIDPLREKLVMSLSMTLGSRGNILEAKPEYAEKLLINSPVLSETDLESVRNSGIQTTTLSTLYSVESRPDGLAAAVNKLCLEADAAVKSGAKILILSDRTNGGISADQTYIPPLLAIGAVHHHLIGEGLRMKTSIVVDTAQCWSTHHFACLIGYGAAAVCPYLAFESVRNWWENPKTQSFMERGKIAKCTLDKAQANYKKAVEDGLLKILSKMGISLLSSYQGAQIFEAIGIGPELLQLGFKGTASRIGGLTVKELASEVMSFHSKAFPELTIKKLENFGFVQYRPGGEYHMNSPEMAKALHKAVTEYKAEGKSSQSPASNYYELYRKILSERPVTALRDLLEFESDRPSIPIEEVESATEIMKRFATGGMSLGALSPEAHETLAIAMNRIGGKSNSGEGGEDPNRYKILNDVDENGLSPTFPHLKGLRNGDTASSAIKQVASGRFGVTPEYLMSAKQIEIKIAQGAKPGEGGQLPGKKVSPYIAMLRRSKPGVTLISPPPHHDIYSIEDLAQLIFDLHQINPKAAVSVKLVAEVGIGTIAAGVAKANADIIQISGHDGGTGASPLSSIKHAGSPWELGLVEVHRVLMENQLRSRVILRVDGGFKTGWDVVMGALMGGEEYGFGSIAMIAEGCIMARICHTNNCPVGVATQQEQLRKRFTGIPEHVVNFFYYVAEEVRSILAKLGYRSLNELIGRADLLKMREDVQLTKSEHLDLSYLLALPDSRVDRSWLSHEEVHSNGPVLEDQLLADSEIAAAITHQTEVTKDIVAVNTDRTLGARLSGAIASTYGNTGFEGQITLNIKGSVGQSFGAFNLPGVILNLSGEANDYVGKGMHGGEIIIKPPAEATYDSSTNVIIGNTCLYGATGGVLYANGQAGERFAVRNSAAKAVIEGAGDHCCEYMTGGVIVVLGKVGRNVGAGMTGGLAYFLDEDDSFSKKVNPEIVKFQRVQTPAGEAQLKELISAHADRTGSKKAKMILENWQSYLPKFWQVVPPSEADSPEANPEATADKVLSSV